Proteins encoded together in one Mus caroli chromosome 4, CAROLI_EIJ_v1.1, whole genome shotgun sequence window:
- the Tex48 gene encoding testis-expressed protein 48 yields MAAHQTLASKIFSLCCWDCEEPVVETTKVPSQENQTPTYNLLKTEKNELGEQNLKRATTQPVIGQEKHSSASSDYEELTAYNIQTGYPKRNLNRYYQEHWALRPCLIGRP; encoded by the exons atgG CGGCCCACCAAACCCTTGCCTCAAAAATCTTCAGTTTATGCTGCTGGGACTGTGAGGAACCTGTTGTTGAGACCACCAAGGTTCCAAGCCAAGAGAACCAGACACCAACCTACA ATTTGCTGAAGACTGAGAAGAATGAGTTAGGCGAACAAAACCTCAAGAGAGCTACTACACAGCCCGTCATTGGCCAAGAAAAGCACTCCTCTGCCAGCAGTGATTATGAAG agCTGACCGCATACAATATACAAACAGGATACCCTAAAAGGAATCTAAACCGCTACTACCAGGAACACTGGGCCCTCCGACCGTGTCTCATCGGGAGACCCTGA